A part of Spiribacter vilamensis genomic DNA contains:
- the aceF gene encoding dihydrolipoyllysine-residue acetyltransferase, whose protein sequence is MAEVKEITVPDIGDFDAVDVIEVLVGPGDSVAAEDSIITLESDKATMEVPCPVAGTVTEMLIKAGDKVAEGTPVAKVEVADEAAGGGAGEPAAPAAEAPAEAPAEAPSAGLAAAAEPAPAAAEKPTPAPEPAPAASAPLSAETQRLAHAGPSVRRFARELGVPLDQVTGSGRKGRISREDVQAYVKSVLEGGATAAPAPATAPAAEGTGIPPIPAVDFSKFGEVEEIDLPRIKRLSGPHLHRSWLNIPHVTQFDEADLTELDAFRKAEKAEAEKAGVKLTPLAFMVKASARALREFPDFNSSLRPDGAALIRKHYINIGVAVDTPQGLVVPVIKDADRKGIYDIAGDLAELSGKARDGKLGAGDMQGGTFSISSLGGIGGTAFTPIVNAPEVAILGVSKTATKPVWDGSQFMPRLMLPLSLSYDHRVIDGASAARFTNYLAGVLGDLRRLIL, encoded by the coding sequence GTGGCAGAGGTCAAGGAAATCACCGTCCCCGACATCGGCGACTTCGATGCGGTGGACGTCATTGAGGTACTGGTAGGGCCCGGCGACAGCGTCGCCGCGGAAGACTCGATCATCACCCTGGAGAGCGACAAGGCAACCATGGAGGTGCCCTGCCCGGTGGCTGGCACCGTCACCGAGATGCTCATCAAGGCAGGTGACAAGGTCGCGGAGGGCACGCCGGTCGCCAAGGTCGAGGTGGCCGACGAGGCCGCTGGCGGCGGCGCCGGCGAGCCGGCGGCACCAGCCGCCGAGGCACCCGCCGAGGCCCCCGCCGAGGCGCCGTCGGCCGGGCTGGCCGCGGCGGCCGAGCCCGCGCCTGCAGCGGCGGAGAAGCCGACGCCGGCGCCGGAACCGGCACCGGCCGCATCGGCGCCCCTTTCCGCCGAGACCCAGCGACTGGCGCATGCCGGCCCGTCGGTGCGGCGGTTCGCCCGCGAGCTCGGTGTCCCGCTCGACCAGGTCACGGGGAGCGGTCGCAAGGGTCGGATCAGCCGTGAAGACGTCCAGGCCTATGTCAAGTCGGTGCTCGAGGGGGGTGCGACCGCCGCGCCGGCACCGGCCACCGCACCCGCGGCCGAGGGCACGGGTATCCCGCCGATTCCCGCGGTGGATTTCAGTAAATTCGGCGAGGTCGAGGAGATCGACCTGCCGCGTATCAAGCGCCTGTCCGGTCCGCATCTGCACCGCAGCTGGCTCAACATCCCGCATGTCACCCAGTTCGACGAGGCCGACCTCACCGAGCTCGACGCCTTCCGCAAGGCCGAGAAGGCCGAGGCGGAGAAGGCGGGAGTCAAGCTCACGCCGCTCGCCTTCATGGTCAAGGCATCGGCGCGGGCACTGCGCGAGTTCCCCGATTTCAACAGCTCGCTGCGCCCCGACGGGGCCGCCCTCATCCGCAAGCACTACATCAATATCGGTGTCGCGGTGGATACCCCCCAGGGCCTCGTGGTACCGGTTATCAAGGATGCCGACCGCAAGGGCATCTACGACATCGCCGGTGATCTCGCCGAGCTCTCCGGCAAGGCCCGGGACGGGAAACTCGGCGCCGGCGACATGCAGGGTGGCACGTTCAGCATCTCCAGCCTCGGCGGCATCGGGGGCACGGCGTTCACGCCCATCGTCAACGCCCCGGAGGTCGCCATCCTCGGTGTCTCCAAGACCGCCACCAAACCGGTCTGGGATGGCAGCCAGTTCATGCCGCGGCTCATGCTGCCGCTGAGCCTCTCCTACGATCACCGGGTGATCGACGGGGCCTCCGCCGCGCGCTTTACCAATTACCTCGCGGGTGTGCTCGGCGATCTGCGCCGGCTCATCCTCTAG
- the lpdA gene encoding dihydrolipoyl dehydrogenase, which produces MSEAKEVRVPDIGDFDAVEIIEVLIAPGDTVEAEGSLITLESDKATMEVPAPFDGRIDSVLVSVGDKVAEGDLIAMAIPAEAAADSGGEEPATGEAPAEPASTTGTAEPAPAAAASASANQAAPDSPDCDLLVVGAGPGGYSAAFRAADLGLKTILVERYPSLGGVCLNVGCIPSKALLHAAKVIDDAAFFADNGIEFGEPKIDLKKLESWKSSVVGKLTGGLVGLAKQRNVETVHGPAQFVDDYHVKVDTADGERSISYRNVIIAAGSRPIAPPGFDLDHPRIMDSTDALKLEEVPKRMLVVGGGIIGLEMASVYHALGSEITVVELADRIMTGADADIVKPFKKIIDKRYANIYLNTKVTALKPDDDGVSVELEGDKAPSEDRFDRVLVSVGRRPNTDRLNLEATSLELMGNGCIPADDQMRTRVDHIFAIGDLIGQPMLAHKAVHEGKVAAEVAAGEKSAFDARVIPSVAYTDPEVAWVGVTQEQAKAEGMDVEIGSFPWAANGRSLSLGRDEGITKLIFERGTERVVGAGIVGPNAGDLIAEVGLAIEMGADMHDIGLTIHPHPTISETVGMAAEAAAGTLTDLYIPKKKR; this is translated from the coding sequence ATGTCAGAAGCCAAGGAAGTTCGCGTCCCGGATATCGGCGACTTCGATGCGGTGGAAATCATCGAGGTGCTTATTGCCCCCGGTGACACCGTCGAGGCCGAGGGCTCACTGATCACCCTCGAGAGCGACAAGGCCACCATGGAGGTGCCGGCCCCGTTCGACGGGCGGATCGATTCCGTGCTGGTCAGTGTCGGTGACAAGGTGGCCGAGGGCGACCTGATCGCCATGGCCATCCCGGCCGAAGCGGCCGCCGACAGTGGCGGCGAAGAGCCCGCCACCGGCGAGGCACCCGCCGAGCCGGCGTCGACAACCGGCACCGCCGAACCGGCACCGGCAGCCGCTGCATCCGCCAGCGCCAACCAGGCCGCGCCCGATTCACCCGACTGCGATCTCCTCGTCGTGGGCGCGGGACCCGGCGGCTACAGCGCCGCCTTCCGGGCCGCGGACCTGGGGCTGAAGACGATCCTGGTCGAGCGTTATCCCAGTCTCGGCGGTGTCTGCCTGAACGTGGGCTGCATCCCGTCGAAGGCGCTGCTGCATGCGGCCAAGGTGATCGACGACGCCGCCTTCTTCGCTGACAACGGTATCGAGTTCGGCGAGCCGAAAATCGATCTGAAAAAGCTCGAATCGTGGAAATCCAGCGTGGTCGGCAAGCTGACCGGCGGCCTGGTGGGTCTGGCCAAACAGCGCAATGTCGAAACGGTGCACGGCCCTGCACAGTTCGTCGACGATTACCACGTCAAGGTCGACACCGCCGATGGCGAGCGCTCGATCAGCTATCGCAATGTCATTATCGCCGCGGGCTCGCGGCCGATCGCCCCGCCCGGTTTCGATCTCGATCATCCGCGCATCATGGACTCCACCGACGCGCTCAAGCTCGAGGAGGTACCGAAACGCATGCTCGTGGTGGGCGGCGGCATCATCGGTCTGGAAATGGCCTCGGTCTATCACGCGCTTGGCAGCGAGATCACCGTCGTCGAGCTGGCGGACCGGATAATGACGGGGGCCGACGCGGACATCGTCAAGCCGTTCAAGAAGATCATCGACAAGCGCTACGCCAACATCTACCTCAATACGAAGGTCACCGCGCTGAAACCGGACGATGACGGCGTGAGCGTCGAGCTCGAGGGCGACAAGGCCCCCTCCGAGGATCGCTTCGACCGGGTGCTGGTCTCCGTGGGCCGGCGGCCGAACACCGATCGGCTCAATCTCGAGGCCACCAGCCTCGAGCTGATGGGTAACGGCTGCATCCCCGCCGATGACCAGATGCGTACCCGCGTCGATCATATCTTCGCCATCGGTGATCTGATCGGCCAGCCGATGCTGGCACACAAGGCGGTTCACGAAGGCAAGGTGGCCGCCGAGGTCGCGGCCGGCGAGAAGAGCGCCTTCGATGCCCGGGTTATCCCGTCGGTGGCCTACACCGACCCGGAGGTTGCCTGGGTCGGTGTTACCCAGGAGCAGGCCAAAGCCGAGGGCATGGATGTCGAGATCGGCAGCTTCCCCTGGGCCGCCAATGGCCGCTCGCTGTCGCTCGGCCGCGACGAGGGCATCACCAAGCTGATCTTCGAGCGTGGCACGGAGCGCGTCGTCGGTGCCGGCATTGTCGGCCCCAACGCCGGTGACCTGATCGCGGAGGTCGGACTCGCGATCGAGATGGGTGCCGACATGCACGATATCGGCCTCACGATCCACCCGCATCCCACCATCTCCGAGACGGTGGGCATGGCGGCCGAGGCGGCGGCCGGTACGCTGACGGACCTCTACATACCCAAGAAGAAACGCTGA